The Nitrospirales bacterium genome includes a window with the following:
- the tadA gene encoding Flp pilus assembly complex ATPase component TadA, which yields MGQRLLEARLISEEQVRAALQVQEVSGSRLGSILVEMGAVSESTLLQFLSQQYGVSTIDLSTCQVDAELLRFIPVEIAKKYTVIPVRKTESRLILAMVDPSNTSVLDEIKFLVGVHVVPVVAMESDILSAIHRLYQQDTGPHERRRAVREQRSSQVASASTSERQTQSGKGYVRVSENPSFSFPELQACLEEVTSSLPVGEEAERGSDGGEDRAPVVHLVNRLIEQARQSEASDVHIEPYVDFVRVRFRLDGVLRTVMHLPKSVQRAIVARIKIMSRLNIAEQRLPQDGRMRAKSEGIRDCDIRVSILPCVYGEKVVLRILDRSCLNLDLTQLGFDAAGLSKVMTTLEVPHGMVLVTGPTGSGKTTTLYSALQFLNSPGVNIVTVEDPVEYQIPGINQLQTKDDIGLSFAAGLRSFLRQDPDVIMVGEIRDRETASIAVQAALTGHRVFSTLHTTDAIRAVTRLLDMGIEPFLVSSALSLVIAQRLIRKICEECREPDSISIHQLTTLGFSREAAVEVTPMRGAGCPQCQGTGFKGRIPLFEILSFSDELHDKILQRAPVYEIKACARRSSFNSLRASGLQKIKLGVTTVDEVLAVTSADE from the coding sequence ATGGGACAACGATTGTTAGAGGCTCGATTAATTTCTGAGGAGCAAGTCCGTGCGGCATTGCAGGTTCAAGAGGTCAGTGGAAGTCGACTCGGGAGTATTCTCGTCGAAATGGGAGCGGTGTCTGAATCCACATTATTGCAGTTCTTGAGTCAGCAATATGGCGTGTCAACGATCGATTTATCGACCTGTCAGGTCGATGCTGAGCTTTTGAGGTTCATTCCTGTCGAGATAGCCAAAAAGTATACGGTCATTCCTGTGCGGAAGACGGAGTCGCGGCTCATATTGGCGATGGTGGACCCGTCCAATACGAGTGTCCTCGATGAGATTAAATTTCTTGTTGGGGTCCACGTCGTCCCGGTCGTGGCCATGGAGTCAGATATTCTGTCAGCGATTCACCGCCTGTATCAGCAGGATACTGGTCCACATGAACGCAGGAGAGCAGTCCGGGAGCAACGTTCGTCTCAAGTGGCTTCAGCTTCTACCTCAGAGCGACAGACTCAATCCGGCAAAGGCTATGTGCGCGTGAGTGAGAATCCTTCCTTTTCATTCCCTGAGCTTCAGGCATGTCTGGAAGAAGTCACCTCATCCTTGCCTGTAGGAGAGGAGGCCGAAAGAGGATCGGATGGTGGAGAAGATCGAGCACCTGTCGTTCATCTGGTCAATCGCCTGATTGAGCAGGCGCGTCAATCCGAGGCGAGCGATGTGCATATCGAACCGTACGTGGATTTTGTTCGAGTGCGATTCCGGCTAGATGGTGTGTTGCGCACGGTAATGCATCTCCCCAAAAGCGTGCAACGGGCGATCGTGGCTCGCATCAAAATCATGTCCCGTTTGAATATTGCAGAACAGCGACTTCCTCAGGATGGTCGCATGAGAGCGAAGAGTGAAGGCATTCGCGATTGTGATATCCGAGTGTCCATTCTTCCCTGTGTTTACGGAGAGAAGGTGGTGCTGAGGATTCTGGACCGTTCTTGCCTCAATCTGGACCTGACGCAACTCGGTTTTGATGCAGCTGGTCTTTCGAAAGTGATGACGACGCTGGAAGTGCCACATGGGATGGTGCTGGTCACGGGCCCAACCGGCAGCGGAAAGACGACGACATTATATTCAGCACTTCAGTTTTTGAATTCTCCCGGCGTGAATATCGTGACCGTTGAGGACCCCGTCGAATATCAAATTCCGGGGATTAACCAATTGCAGACCAAGGACGATATTGGTCTATCGTTCGCCGCGGGTCTTCGTTCATTCCTCAGGCAAGATCCCGATGTGATCATGGTTGGAGAAATTCGTGATCGTGAAACGGCAAGTATTGCGGTCCAAGCCGCATTGACCGGTCACCGCGTGTTTTCGACGCTCCATACGACCGATGCCATACGCGCCGTGACACGATTACTGGACATGGGTATCGAGCCATTTCTCGTCTCATCGGCTCTATCGCTTGTCATCGCCCAACGCTTGATTCGTAAAATTTGCGAAGAATGTCGTGAACCCGATTCAATTTCCATCCATCAACTGACGACGTTAGGGTTTTCCAGAGAAGCAGCCGTTGAAGTGACGCCGATGAGAGGGGCCGGCTGTCCGCAGTGTCAGGGCACGGGATTTAAAGGGAGAATCCCGTTATTTGAAATCCTCTCTTTTTCTGATGAACTGCACGACAAAATTCTCCAACGAGCGCCGGTCTATGAGATCAAGGCCTGCGCACGTCGTTCGAGTTTCAACTCTTTGCGTGCGAGCGGTCTGCAAAAGATCAAGCTCGGTGTGACCACTGTTGATGAAGTATTGGCTGTGACGTCTGCCGATGAGTAG
- a CDS encoding DUF177 domain-containing protein, translating into MMAKKHLAPTPNSLKFRVQDVPEDGFHLSCDVTQEDLELTADEGRILDALHVDCDVQKGTDGIGVKGTLSGTMIRQCVRCLSEYEDQIVLPCVGIFQDASIASEPNVDVNALDEELVDIGLEHLDDVYTYRDHHITLCEMLREQCILNTPIQKICQPECRGLCERCGINRNHASCTCDEVVQFSPMMTALRQFKETL; encoded by the coding sequence ATGATGGCTAAAAAACATCTCGCGCCTACACCGAATTCCTTAAAATTTCGGGTTCAGGATGTTCCTGAAGACGGTTTTCATTTATCCTGTGATGTCACTCAGGAAGATCTCGAACTAACCGCGGATGAAGGACGTATACTCGATGCCTTGCATGTAGATTGCGACGTGCAGAAGGGGACTGATGGGATCGGTGTAAAGGGTACATTGTCGGGGACGATGATACGTCAATGCGTACGATGTTTAAGTGAATATGAAGACCAAATCGTTCTCCCTTGTGTAGGGATTTTCCAGGACGCCTCCATCGCGTCGGAACCGAACGTGGACGTGAACGCACTCGATGAAGAATTAGTGGATATTGGGCTTGAACATCTCGACGATGTGTATACGTATCGTGACCATCACATTACATTATGTGAAATGTTACGTGAACAGTGTATACTGAATACCCCAATTCAAAAAATTTGTCAGCCTGAATGTCGAGGATTATGCGAACGTTGTGGTATAAACCGCAATCATGCATCATGTACCTGCGATGAGGTTGTACAGTTTTCCCCCATGATGACGGCCTTACGGCAATTCAAAGAAACTCTTTAA
- the pth gene encoding aminoacyl-tRNA hydrolase has protein sequence MLRIIGLGNPGPGYSSTRHNIGRMAVEYLAEKQHISLSLSFQAYQGMGIIGGKPVHLILPQTWMNQMGVVVGELVRHAALETRELVIVYDDLDLPFGTLRFKTRGGAGGHNGIRSLLSGLETDEFSRLKIGIDRPPTGVEVVDYVLTPFSSAECSELPKIFERTADALETLARDGVEQAMNQFHTRRNPGDIA, from the coding sequence TTGCTCCGAATTATTGGTCTTGGCAATCCAGGCCCTGGGTATTCGTCGACTCGTCATAATATTGGACGAATGGCCGTCGAGTATCTTGCTGAAAAGCAGCACATCTCGCTGAGTCTTAGCTTTCAGGCCTATCAGGGAATGGGGATAATCGGTGGCAAACCCGTTCATCTTATCTTGCCTCAAACATGGATGAACCAAATGGGCGTAGTCGTTGGGGAACTGGTTCGTCATGCCGCTCTCGAGACCCGCGAGCTGGTTATTGTGTATGACGATTTGGATTTACCTTTTGGGACATTGCGCTTTAAGACGCGAGGCGGGGCTGGAGGTCATAATGGCATACGGTCTCTTTTGTCAGGCTTAGAAACCGATGAGTTTAGCCGTTTGAAAATTGGTATCGACCGCCCTCCTACTGGCGTTGAGGTGGTGGATTATGTGCTTACTCCATTTTCTTCCGCGGAATGCTCGGAGTTGCCCAAAATTTTCGAACGAACGGCCGATGCTCTGGAGACGCTCGCTCGTGACGGCGTTGAGCAAGCTATGAATCAGTTTCATACTCGGCGGAATCCAGGGGACATTGCCTGA
- a CDS encoding type II secretion system F family protein, which yields MAVFVYTGKTLRGQVLQGEVAADTEKLAVSLLRKRHILVTRIEEKCNGLLNGGNWLKTLRAPRVKSQELLAFTQQLATMLKAGIPLLECLSMLEHHSESSALRPILAGVRQEIERGVGFAEALKKHPSVFNEFYVNMIEVGEATGLMDSILNRLGTYIERQATMKGKVLSALAYPATLLGVAILVFLFMLIWVVPLFDQMFAELGDALPWLTQFVLDVSVWMQSYAHIIGTVVLSLIIVGVRLGHTSQGKHVIDQLLFNFPLVQRVVRASTVVQFTRTLGMLLNSGVSILDGLLISGKVSGNRIVEEAIKEVRLRIREGETIAKPLARSHVFPPMVTQMIHVGETTGALDTLLEQIANFYEQELNRTVAIFTSMLEPAVILFIGLGIGVLVVAMYLPLFTMGSLI from the coding sequence ATGGCTGTATTCGTCTACACCGGAAAAACCTTGAGAGGACAAGTGTTGCAGGGTGAAGTTGCCGCGGATACCGAGAAATTAGCGGTTTCTCTCTTACGAAAGCGTCACATACTGGTTACACGCATTGAAGAAAAGTGCAACGGGTTGCTGAATGGAGGCAATTGGCTGAAAACGTTGCGTGCTCCAAGAGTCAAAAGCCAAGAGCTCTTAGCGTTCACCCAACAACTTGCCACGATGCTCAAAGCCGGTATTCCGCTTCTTGAATGCCTTTCCATGCTCGAACATCATTCTGAGAGTTCGGCGCTTCGACCGATCCTTGCCGGGGTTCGACAAGAAATAGAAAGAGGGGTTGGGTTTGCGGAAGCCCTCAAAAAACATCCGTCTGTATTTAACGAATTTTACGTCAATATGATCGAAGTGGGAGAGGCTACCGGTCTGATGGATTCCATCTTGAATCGACTCGGGACGTATATAGAGCGGCAAGCGACCATGAAGGGTAAGGTGTTGTCAGCTTTGGCATACCCGGCGACTTTGTTAGGAGTTGCGATTTTGGTCTTTCTCTTCATGCTTATCTGGGTTGTCCCGTTGTTTGATCAGATGTTTGCGGAGTTAGGAGATGCGTTGCCGTGGCTGACTCAATTCGTATTGGATGTGAGCGTTTGGATGCAGTCGTATGCTCATATCATCGGCACGGTGGTACTGTCGTTGATTATTGTTGGCGTACGATTGGGACATACCAGTCAAGGAAAACATGTGATTGATCAGTTACTCTTCAACTTTCCCCTCGTCCAGAGAGTGGTTAGGGCCTCGACGGTGGTTCAATTTACCCGTACACTCGGAATGCTGTTGAACAGCGGGGTTTCGATTCTCGATGGCTTGCTAATATCCGGGAAGGTTTCAGGCAATAGAATCGTCGAGGAGGCCATCAAGGAGGTTCGTCTACGGATTCGTGAAGGGGAAACCATCGCGAAACCTCTGGCTAGGAGCCACGTGTTCCCGCCCATGGTCACACAGATGATTCACGTAGGAGAGACAACCGGTGCGCTTGATACGCTCTTAGAGCAAATCGCCAATTTTTATGAGCAAGAGTTGAATCGAACGGTGGCGATCTTTACCTCGATGTTGGAGCCTGCGGTGATTCTGTTCATCGGTCTGGGAATCGGTGTCTTGGTCGTTGCGATGTACCTCCCACTCTTCACGATGGGTTCGCTCATTTAA
- a CDS encoding type IV pilus twitching motility protein PilT → MRTLQEFCQSVTERSGSDLHLTVGSCPRIRQDGRLQLLSDVPLSREEIQCMVEELLTPQQQLELSAVKELDCSMTLEHIGRFRCHVYQQQGAIALALRVIPRQPPSFEELALPPVLAELIDRPQGLVLVVGPTGSGKSTTLSAMIDEINSRRAAHIVTIEDPIEFSYVPKKALITQREIGEDARDFSSALKGVLRQDPDVVCLGELRDFDTIHSALTIAETGHLTLATVHTNSAVQTINRLIAAHPPHQHDEVRAQLSMVLAGIISQRLVPNAGGKGRVLAVEVMIPTPAIRNLIREDKIHQIYSIMQTGQAKHGMQTMNQALADLCRQGLITSQVAIASTPQPEELMRILDRNRGERGATRLTHVRLR, encoded by the coding sequence ATGCGGACCTTGCAAGAATTTTGTCAGTCGGTGACGGAACGCTCCGGGTCTGATCTCCATCTTACCGTCGGAAGCTGTCCACGTATTCGGCAGGATGGACGTTTACAGCTCCTCTCAGACGTACCGCTTTCGCGTGAAGAGATTCAATGTATGGTTGAGGAACTGTTGACTCCGCAACAGCAGCTTGAGCTTTCTGCTGTGAAAGAACTCGATTGTTCAATGACATTGGAGCATATCGGACGGTTTCGATGTCATGTCTATCAGCAACAGGGAGCTATCGCCTTGGCGTTACGGGTGATTCCGCGGCAACCTCCTTCCTTTGAGGAATTAGCGCTTCCTCCGGTACTCGCCGAGTTGATCGATCGGCCCCAGGGCCTTGTCCTGGTCGTCGGCCCGACAGGGAGTGGGAAAAGCACGACGCTGTCCGCGATGATCGATGAGATCAACTCAAGACGAGCTGCCCACATCGTTACGATTGAAGATCCCATTGAATTTTCGTACGTCCCCAAGAAAGCTCTTATCACACAACGAGAAATCGGCGAAGACGCACGAGATTTTTCTTCAGCTTTAAAAGGTGTCTTGCGTCAAGATCCGGATGTTGTCTGTCTTGGAGAACTGCGAGATTTTGACACGATTCATTCCGCGTTGACTATCGCAGAGACTGGTCACCTGACCTTAGCAACCGTTCATACGAATTCAGCCGTCCAGACCATTAATCGATTGATTGCGGCGCATCCTCCCCATCAACATGACGAAGTTCGAGCACAACTTTCCATGGTATTGGCGGGAATTATTTCTCAACGATTAGTCCCGAACGCGGGGGGCAAGGGGCGTGTGTTGGCCGTGGAAGTGATGATTCCTACTCCCGCCATTCGTAATTTAATTCGCGAAGACAAGATTCATCAGATCTATTCAATAATGCAAACAGGGCAGGCGAAACATGGCATGCAGACCATGAACCAGGCGCTGGCCGATCTCTGTCGGCAGGGGTTGATTACTTCTCAGGTCGCCATCGCGTCGACACCCCAGCCAGAAGAATTGATGCGTATTCTGGACCGGAATCGTGGAGAGCGGGGGGCGACTCGCCTGACGCATGTACGGTTACGTTAA
- the rpsR gene encoding 30S ribosomal protein S18: MERGRLFQRRRLCRFCHDSTPLDYKDVGLLRNFLTERGRIIPRRTSGNCLRHQRRLTVAIKRARQIALLSFAEER; this comes from the coding sequence GTGGAACGTGGACGATTATTTCAACGACGACGCCTCTGTCGATTTTGCCACGATAGCACCCCGCTGGATTACAAGGACGTAGGGTTACTTAGAAATTTCTTAACAGAGCGTGGTCGTATTATTCCACGACGAACGTCTGGAAATTGCTTGCGACACCAGCGGCGTTTAACGGTTGCGATCAAGCGAGCGAGGCAGATTGCGTTGCTTTCGTTCGCTGAAGAACGATAG
- a CDS encoding single-stranded DNA-binding protein, with translation MVGFNKVILIGNLTRNPELRYTPSGTPVVNFPLAVNRRYRQADEPKEEVCYIDVVVFGRQAEHCGQYLSKGDGAIVDGRLQQRRWETEDGQKRSKHEIVAQNVTFLPKRSPQQGVGETDPGEDHHSYESEYYS, from the coding sequence ATGGTCGGGTTCAATAAGGTCATTCTTATTGGGAATCTTACGAGAAATCCCGAGTTGCGATATACCCCTAGTGGGACGCCAGTCGTCAATTTTCCTTTAGCGGTCAATCGGCGTTATCGTCAGGCCGACGAACCTAAGGAAGAAGTTTGTTATATTGACGTCGTTGTTTTTGGACGTCAGGCCGAACATTGCGGCCAATATTTGAGCAAGGGCGATGGGGCGATCGTGGATGGACGCCTTCAACAACGTCGTTGGGAAACCGAAGATGGGCAAAAGCGTAGCAAGCATGAAATCGTGGCTCAAAATGTCACATTCTTGCCAAAACGTAGTCCACAGCAAGGGGTTGGAGAGACGGATCCTGGAGAAGACCATCATTCGTACGAATCGGAATATTATTCCTAG
- a CDS encoding 50S ribosomal protein L25, whose product MKFEVTVERREKFGKGPARELRRNGKIPAVLYGGGTSLLISMDPKDARHVILSQAGHTGLITVHLTGDGKPEQRVAVMQDYQIDPVAGTLLHVDLFEVSMDKPLRVKVPVTTVGATPIGVKEGGVLQNVLRELHIECLPAQLPDHIEVDAENLQIGEAVYVKDLVVPEGVKVMDDVELMVTHVVTKMSEAKLEALLARETAEAASTDPKAADKGEATAAGDGKGESKGKEDKK is encoded by the coding sequence ATGAAATTTGAGGTGACCGTCGAAAGGCGAGAAAAGTTTGGTAAAGGGCCAGCACGTGAGTTACGTCGTAATGGGAAAATTCCTGCTGTGTTATATGGAGGAGGCACGTCTTTATTGATTTCGATGGACCCGAAAGACGCCAGGCACGTGATCCTCTCGCAGGCTGGCCACACGGGTCTCATAACCGTCCATCTCACGGGAGATGGTAAGCCAGAGCAGCGTGTAGCTGTTATGCAAGATTATCAAATTGATCCTGTAGCCGGAACGCTTCTGCATGTTGATCTTTTTGAAGTGTCGATGGACAAACCACTTCGCGTAAAAGTTCCGGTCACGACGGTCGGGGCGACGCCGATTGGCGTCAAAGAAGGTGGTGTGCTGCAAAATGTGCTTCGGGAGCTTCATATCGAATGTCTGCCAGCCCAGCTGCCGGATCATATCGAAGTGGACGCAGAAAACTTGCAAATCGGGGAAGCGGTATACGTAAAAGATCTTGTGGTTCCAGAGGGTGTAAAAGTCATGGATGATGTAGAGCTTATGGTCACCCATGTCGTCACCAAGATGTCTGAAGCGAAACTTGAAGCGCTCCTCGCCCGGGAGACAGCGGAGGCCGCCTCTACTGATCCAAAAGCTGCTGATAAGGGAGAAGCCACTGCGGCTGGTGATGGTAAGGGCGAGAGCAAGGGCAAGGAGGATAAAAAGTAG
- a CDS encoding ribose-phosphate pyrophosphokinase, translated as MSKVLKLFTGNSNTALAKEISTYVGQELSDATVTTFSDGEIRVRIEENVRGADVFLIQSCCAPVNTSIMELLIMLDAVKRSSASRITAVIPYYGYGRQDRKDQPRVPISAKLMADLLTVAGAQRILTMDLHAGPIQGFFNIPVDHLYATPVLLEHFSKECYEDVVVVSPDAGGVERARAFAKRLDAALAIIDKRREAANQAEVMNIIGEVKGKHVLLLDDMIDTAGTIVQTAQACIDNGALSAIAGCTHAVLSGPALERLQNSSLREIIVTNTIPLDGRDQQCSKLRALSVAPLLGEAILRIHHEESVTSLFV; from the coding sequence ATGTCTAAGGTTCTGAAATTATTCACCGGCAATTCGAATACCGCTTTGGCCAAGGAAATTTCTACCTACGTTGGCCAGGAGTTGAGTGACGCGACGGTGACCACCTTCAGTGACGGCGAAATCCGCGTCAGAATTGAAGAGAATGTGCGAGGAGCCGATGTCTTCCTCATTCAATCCTGTTGTGCTCCGGTCAATACGTCAATCATGGAATTGTTGATCATGCTTGATGCGGTGAAACGTTCTTCGGCTTCTAGAATCACGGCGGTGATTCCTTATTATGGGTATGGCCGGCAAGACCGAAAAGATCAGCCGCGGGTGCCAATCAGTGCAAAGCTCATGGCCGATTTACTCACCGTCGCCGGTGCTCAGCGGATTCTAACGATGGACCTGCATGCCGGGCCCATTCAAGGGTTCTTTAATATTCCGGTCGATCACCTCTATGCCACGCCGGTATTGTTAGAGCACTTTAGCAAAGAGTGTTATGAGGATGTTGTCGTGGTTTCTCCCGATGCCGGCGGTGTGGAACGAGCCCGAGCATTCGCCAAGCGACTGGATGCAGCTCTGGCGATTATCGATAAGCGGCGAGAAGCTGCCAATCAAGCTGAAGTCATGAATATCATCGGTGAAGTAAAAGGTAAGCATGTCCTTCTTCTGGACGATATGATCGATACGGCAGGAACGATCGTTCAAACGGCCCAGGCCTGTATCGATAATGGCGCGTTGAGCGCCATTGCCGGATGTACACATGCGGTCTTGTCGGGGCCGGCACTCGAACGGTTACAGAATTCGAGTCTTCGTGAAATAATCGTGACGAATACCATTCCACTCGACGGCCGAGATCAGCAATGTTCGAAGCTTCGAGCGCTGTCGGTGGCTCCGCTCTTAGGAGAAGCGATATTACGCATTCATCATGAAGAATCTGTGACGTCGTTGTTTGTCTAA
- the rpsF gene encoding 30S ribosomal protein S6 — protein sequence MKIYESVCILSPSLPDDDVSKLIEKISETIVRAEASVLHVINEGKKKLAYDVQHERRGTYLIIQFQGKGNAVNELERFHRMEDGIMKFLTVEIQPELLKSAGEKVEKAEVGAGSADGRVQ from the coding sequence ATGAAGATTTATGAGTCAGTCTGTATTCTTTCTCCGTCACTGCCTGATGACGACGTTTCGAAATTAATCGAAAAAATTTCTGAAACCATTGTACGAGCTGAAGCTTCCGTCCTTCATGTGATCAATGAAGGGAAAAAGAAATTGGCTTATGATGTTCAGCATGAACGACGAGGAACCTATCTAATCATACAATTTCAGGGAAAAGGTAATGCCGTTAATGAATTAGAGCGTTTCCATCGTATGGAAGATGGAATTATGAAATTCTTGACAGTGGAAATTCAACCAGAGTTGTTGAAATCAGCGGGCGAAAAAGTTGAGAAGGCCGAAGTAGGAGCGGGATCAGCAGATGGTCGGGTTCAATAA
- the rpmF gene encoding 50S ribosomal protein L32, with amino-acid sequence MANPKHKISRARRDKRRGQIKLTPPNLSLCPQCHEPKLPHTTCLNCGTYKGMAIIAVEEG; translated from the coding sequence ATGGCGAATCCCAAACATAAAATCTCACGTGCTCGCCGTGATAAGCGGCGAGGTCAAATTAAGCTGACACCCCCGAATCTTTCTCTCTGCCCACAATGCCATGAACCAAAGCTGCCCCATACGACATGCTTGAATTGCGGAACATACAAGGGAATGGCCATCATTGCAGTGGAAGAGGGATAA
- the plsX gene encoding phosphate acyltransferase PlsX: protein MKIALDAMGGDHGLAPLVDGAIQAAKELGDQIILVGDQEKIHAHLDTIKGRKSSLEVCHASQAVGMHELPASIARKKRDSSIWVATNLVKMGEAQAVVSAGNTGATMVSAVFLLSKIPGVERPAIAASLPTRQGNAVMLDVGATVDCTAEQLYQFGIMGNEYGKYVLDLEKPRVGILSIGEEDTKGNEVTKEAFRLLKNSPINFIGNIEGRDVYSGNADVIVCDGFLGNVALKISEGLADAIKKMLMKEIAQSRLGRMTYLFIAGPLLRLRRRTDYAEFGGAPLLGVNGISMICHGRSSAKAIKNAICRAHKLADGGFVEQLRADIAEGLKVSTPENSPIAQS, encoded by the coding sequence ATGAAAATTGCACTCGACGCGATGGGGGGAGACCACGGATTAGCCCCACTCGTTGATGGTGCGATACAAGCCGCCAAAGAGCTTGGTGACCAAATCATTTTGGTTGGAGACCAGGAGAAGATTCACGCTCATCTTGATACCATCAAGGGGAGGAAATCTTCGTTAGAAGTCTGTCATGCATCACAAGCAGTCGGCATGCATGAACTTCCCGCCTCTATTGCACGGAAAAAACGAGATTCTTCAATCTGGGTCGCGACTAACCTCGTGAAAATGGGTGAAGCCCAAGCCGTCGTAAGTGCTGGTAATACCGGTGCGACGATGGTGTCAGCGGTGTTTTTGCTGAGTAAAATTCCAGGTGTGGAACGTCCGGCTATCGCGGCGAGTCTTCCAACACGTCAAGGAAATGCAGTGATGTTAGATGTCGGTGCGACGGTAGACTGCACGGCTGAACAGTTGTATCAGTTTGGGATAATGGGGAATGAGTATGGGAAGTATGTATTGGACTTGGAGAAGCCGAGAGTCGGAATCTTAAGCATTGGAGAAGAGGATACCAAGGGCAACGAAGTCACAAAAGAAGCATTCCGTCTGTTGAAAAACAGTCCGATTAATTTCATCGGTAACATTGAAGGGCGTGACGTCTATAGCGGCAATGCCGATGTGATCGTGTGTGACGGGTTTCTGGGAAACGTGGCTTTGAAGATTTCTGAGGGTCTTGCTGACGCCATTAAGAAAATGTTGATGAAAGAAATCGCTCAATCGCGTCTTGGACGCATGACCTATCTGTTTATCGCCGGTCCATTGCTTCGATTGCGTCGGAGGACTGACTATGCGGAATTTGGCGGAGCGCCGTTACTCGGAGTAAACGGGATCAGCATGATTTGTCATGGACGTTCATCGGCCAAAGCGATTAAAAATGCGATATGCCGAGCTCACAAACTAGCTGATGGCGGGTTCGTCGAGCAGCTACGTGCCGATATAGCAGAAGGTCTGAAGGTTTCCACACCGGAAAATTCACCAATAGCACAGTCATGA
- the ispE gene encoding 4-(cytidine 5'-diphospho)-2-C-methyl-D-erythritol kinase, which translates to MTASALDEVRVSAPAKLNLILKILGRLPNGYHELWSIMHTVDFFDYLTIQRNPSSTSIRLTCQLDSLSVGEDNLVYRAAARVLEKAHLVIGVDIHLEKHIPMGAGLGGGSSDAAATILGLVQLLGLGWSRQEMANVGGEIGSDVPFFFYAPQACIRGWGEIVEPVTMTGNRWVLLVNPGFPIETGWAYQRVAESRTRVPSLPPELQQVQQEQTLDFGELMPLMKNDFETALFPAIPRLAEIKQQLYDLGADVALLSGSGSTLFGLFADQAGALRAGKTLEENPQITVYCVKTSSVGLAIM; encoded by the coding sequence ATGACTGCGTCAGCACTTGATGAAGTACGAGTAAGCGCTCCAGCAAAACTGAATCTTATCCTTAAAATTCTCGGACGTTTGCCGAACGGGTATCATGAATTATGGTCGATCATGCATACGGTCGACTTTTTTGACTATCTGACCATTCAACGCAATCCATCTTCAACGAGCATTCGATTAACCTGTCAGCTTGATAGTTTATCTGTCGGGGAAGACAACCTGGTCTATCGAGCCGCAGCGAGGGTTTTAGAGAAAGCTCATCTTGTTATTGGCGTCGATATTCACCTTGAAAAGCATATCCCTATGGGGGCCGGATTGGGCGGAGGGAGTAGCGATGCGGCCGCCACGATTTTGGGACTCGTTCAGCTCTTGGGGTTAGGGTGGTCGCGCCAGGAAATGGCTAATGTTGGTGGAGAGATCGGCAGTGACGTGCCATTCTTTTTTTATGCACCACAGGCTTGTATCCGTGGTTGGGGAGAAATCGTCGAGCCCGTCACGATGACCGGGAATCGTTGGGTTCTGTTGGTGAATCCGGGGTTCCCTATTGAGACGGGATGGGCATATCAACGAGTGGCAGAATCGAGAACTCGCGTACCTTCATTGCCTCCTGAATTGCAACAAGTCCAGCAGGAACAAACTCTGGATTTTGGTGAGCTCATGCCGTTGATGAAAAACGATTTTGAAACGGCCTTGTTTCCAGCGATTCCACGATTAGCGGAGATCAAGCAACAGTTATACGATTTAGGGGCGGACGTTGCACTGCTATCTGGAAGCGGATCGACGCTCTTCGGTCTTTTCGCTGACCAAGCGGGAGCACTTCGGGCCGGGAAGACGTTAGAGGAAAACCCTCAAATAACCGTGTATTGTGTCAAGACCAGTTCGGTAGGTCTTGCAATAATGTGA